The segment CGACCTGACCACCCACACAACCTACCTTTTAAGAAACCTATCAAATTGTATTCCCTTTGTCTATTGGTGTCTTGTATAATAGTACGAGACACTGACATTTGAATTAATTGGTAAGACTAAAAAGAAATAATAGTGACAAACCAGTTAAATAACAGCAAGTTGCCCAACCAGACATTCCACCGGATAGTTTACGTGCCCGGTGAATTTTTCGTTGAAACCAGATGATCAAAAATATCTATTTTATATCATGTCGTGCGATTACAGACACTGTGTCTGTAACATTTGCTCCAACATTTGGAGCAAAGAATGAAATCTCTGTAAAACAAATACAGGCTTTGGTTTAGATAATTAAGTAAATTTTTCGTTCACTGTGAACGAAAGCATAGAATCCTTTTTAAAAATGTTTATTCTGGAGTACAGAAAAGCAAAATAAAAGAAGGTTCTTGAAAATGGGGGTTTTCCTCTTAATGAACCTCTCCGCAGCAAGCGGACGGGGTATCACTGGAATGAGGCTTATATCCCCCTCACCCCGCCCTCTCCCCCGGAGGGGCGAGGGCAAGTAGTAACCCTGCAGCTTGCCGCAGGGCATCATTTGGATTGAAAATTGAGAGAAGAATAAAGACAAAAAACGGAATAGAAGATATAATAAAAAAAATAGGGAACTTCCTGGCCCAAGTTACATATTGCGGAGCTGATCGACGGGAAAAGGCACCTGCCTCTGGCTGAAGCTTTTTGTTCGGGAATAAGAAAAGGAGATGAAATATGCAAGCTCGCGGACCACTCATGATAGAACACCGTCTGATACAACAAATGCTCAACGTCATTCAGCACACCTTGGAGCGCGTTGAGCAAACACAGTCTGTTGATCCCTACTTTGTGGATACGGCTGTTGACTTCATTCGTGTATACGCCGATCGTACCCATCACGGGAAGGAGGAGGACATCCTATTTAGAGATCTTCGAAAGAAACATCTGTCCGATGAAGACCGGCAGATTATGGAAGGACTCATTGAAGACCATATCTTTAGCCGTAGCACTACAAAGGCTCTGGTAGAAGCCAATATGCTTTACCGGAAAGGAAACCAGGCAGCACTTGGTGAAGTGAGGCTCCACCTAAAGACATTGGTCGATTTCTATCCTAAACATATCAGAAAAGAAGATGAAGTGTTTTTCCCTGCTTCCCGGGCATACTTCTCAGATGAAGAGGATCAGGCAATGCTTGCCGAATTTTGGGAGTTTGATAGAAAGATGATTCATGAGAAGTACAAGGCAGTAGTTAAAGAGTCTGAGGCAAAATGATGACCGAACCACGCCATGCACCGGATCGTGGCAAAAGGCGGCCACTCCCGGTGATGGACATTTTGGCTATAAGCAGGAGGATAAATATGAGAAAGCCTTTGGTTATTTTAGGAAAGTTGCTGGTATTGGTTATTGTATTATTCGTGCTTTGTGACCGCGCATTCGCCGCGGAAAAAATGACAAAGATTGCCGAGAATGTCTACGCATATGTGGACACAAAAAACAGCTCCAAGGATAACAGCTTCGGAGCTAATGCGGGCATCATTATTGGCAAGAATGGTATTGTAGTTGTGGATACGATGATTTCTGCCAAAGAGGCAAAGCGATTTATTCGGGACATTCGAACCATCTCCCGCAAGCCCATTAAATATGTTGTTAATACGCATTATCACCTTGACCATGTTTTCGGTAATTCTGAATTTGTTAAACTTGGCGCGGTGGTCATTGCCCAGGAAAACGACAAGAAGGCCATGATAAACAGCGCCGGTGAGACCCTTAAGAATATCGGGGAATACGGCCTTACGGCAAAAGATATGGAAGGCACAACGCCGTCTTATCCGGTTTTGACTTATGGCGACAGAATGACAATCGATATCGGCGGTCAGCAAATCGAACTTATTCATGCCCGTCATTCCCACACAGGCGGAGACACGCTGGTCTATCTATCGGACAAGAAGATTCTCTTTGCCGGTGATATACTTTTTACTAATTACCATCCTTTCCTCGGTGAGGGAAATGTTGAGGAATGGGCAAAAGAACTGGATGACATCAAGTCAATGGATGTAGAAAAGATCATCCCCGGCCATGGCCCTCTCTCGGGTAAGAAAGATCTGGATGATATGAAAGAGTACATCATTATGTTTGATCAAAAGGCAAAAGAACTTGCGTCTCAATCTGATGATGTCCAAAAGATCGTAGCTGCAATTCAGAGTGCCCTGCCTCAGCGAACTGAGGGTAAGTGGCTCATCGGGCCGAATATCCAGATGAAGTATTTAAAGAAGTGATAAACAGAAACTATGACAGGATTTGGGGAAACTTGGAGAAAAAAAGGTAGGGTTTTTAAGGCCCTGCCTTTGTGTTATCCTTTATGAGAGCAAAGTTAAGTCTTTATACAAAATTGATGCAAACTACGGAAGACGGGTTAGAGAAGCTTTGTACGAATCTCACGCCTACGCTCGCGGGGAAGAATGATAGATACTTCGTTTTCTTCTTTGTTTGAAGTATTAACCTCTATCCCGCCTTTATGCTCTTGAATGATTCTTTTGGCCAGGGTGAGCCCCAGACCCAGGGATTTAAATTTGGTAGTGAAAAAGGGATCAAAAATGAAAGGCAGGTTTTCAGGCAGGATTCCGTCTCCATTATCTTTAACCAATATCATTACTTGATTGCCGATAATATTTCCGCTTATGGTTACTTTGCCATTATTTTCAGGAAGAGCTTCCAAAGCGTTCTGAACCAGGCATTGAACTGCACGGATTATACGGGTAAGATCGCCGAATATAGGTTCCGAGTACATCCATTCCGATTCATAAAAAGCAATTTCCAATATATTTGCTTCAATTTGATGTCTTAGGGCTTTTTTTACTCCTTCAAATACTTCAGCAAGGGTCATGGCAGAATAATGGGCCGGATGAATCTGAGCAAACTCTACCAGTCGATCGATTATAAGCTCCAGACGTTTTGCCTCGCTGTGGATGATCCCGGTGTAATGCTCAAATTCCTCATGAGAGATCTGGTCTTTAGCCAACCGCAGGGCAAACCCTCCAATGGAGACTATGGGGTTTCTGATCTGATGAGAAATCTGATCGGTCATTACTCCGAGTCCGGCAAATCTTTCGGAACTTATATATTCTTTCTCTAATTTCTTAAGATGGGTAATATCCTGAAAAGTGAAGACCATTAA is part of the Pseudomonadota bacterium genome and harbors:
- a CDS encoding hemerythrin domain-containing protein; translation: MQARGPLMIEHRLIQQMLNVIQHTLERVEQTQSVDPYFVDTAVDFIRVYADRTHHGKEEDILFRDLRKKHLSDEDRQIMEGLIEDHIFSRSTTKALVEANMLYRKGNQAALGEVRLHLKTLVDFYPKHIRKEDEVFFPASRAYFSDEEDQAMLAEFWEFDRKMIHEKYKAVVKESEAK
- a CDS encoding PAS domain S-box protein: MKPIRANPEQKKEGDGGMDPALWSQSLSSKLLEIVKTGIVLTDIEGHIRFANNLAGEMLGYSKDFLKGKSIKMFFLPEDTAIYLPNIMRLTLEGAGFEGEALLRRNDGSTFFVNLSTVLYKGDSPEYELMVFTFQDITHLKKLEKEYISSERFAGLGVMTDQISHQIRNPIVSIGGFALRLAKDQISHEEFEHYTGIIHSEAKRLELIIDRLVEFAQIHPAHYSAMTLAEVFEGVKKALRHQIEANILEIAFYESEWMYSEPIFGDLTRIIRAVQCLVQNALEALPENNGKVTISGNIIGNQVMILVKDNGDGILPENLPFIFDPFFTTKFKSLGLGLTLAKRIIQEHKGGIEVNTSNKEENEVSIILPRERRREIRTKLL
- a CDS encoding MBL fold metallo-hydrolase, whose translation is MRKPLVILGKLLVLVIVLFVLCDRAFAAEKMTKIAENVYAYVDTKNSSKDNSFGANAGIIIGKNGIVVVDTMISAKEAKRFIRDIRTISRKPIKYVVNTHYHLDHVFGNSEFVKLGAVVIAQENDKKAMINSAGETLKNIGEYGLTAKDMEGTTPSYPVLTYGDRMTIDIGGQQIELIHARHSHTGGDTLVYLSDKKILFAGDILFTNYHPFLGEGNVEEWAKELDDIKSMDVEKIIPGHGPLSGKKDLDDMKEYIIMFDQKAKELASQSDDVQKIVAAIQSALPQRTEGKWLIGPNIQMKYLKK